The DNA region CAGCTAATGAGATTAATATCGATACAAGCGATGCTGGTTATGGTGGTCTAAGTGTTTCGATTGAAGGTCCATCTAAAGCCGACATCCAATATAAAGATAAAGGAAACGGAAAATTGGCAACCACATATAAACCAACGGAACCAGGATTTTATATTCTAAATGTTAAATTTGCTGATCATCATGTACCCGGATCACCATACACAATCAAAGTAACCGGTCCTGGATCGAATATTCAACGTAATAATATTAAATTAGGACGTGAAGCTGCTTCTATTGCAGATGTTGGATCGAAATGCAAATTGAGTGAGTTTTCATAATTTTagatttcatattttttctcacatttttttctgtttgatttgttgGACTTGTAGCATTTAAATTCTCACAAACAAGTGCATTTGATTTGGCTGCTAAAATTATGGCTCCATCAGGCGAAACAGAAGATGCAGAAATATTGGATTTGCAGGATTTTCTTTATGCTGTTCAATTTGTACCGAAAGAAGTTGGCATACATACCGTATCGGTACGACATAAAGATATTCATATACCTGGATCACCATTTCAATTTACTGTTGGTCCATTCACTGATTTCGGATCACATCGTGTACATGCTGGTGGTCCTGGCTTAGAACGTGGTACagtcaatgaaaaatgtatgTAGTTctttaaaatcattttcgctttcatcatcatcatcatcataattatgattaattATAGGTGAATTCAACATTTGGACTCGTGAAGCTGGTGCTGGAACACTAGCCGTTTCGGTGGAAGGTCCATCGAAAGCAGagattgattttcatgatCGCAAAGATGGTTCTGGTTTTGTAACATATAAAGTTACTGAACCTGGTGATTATCGTATTGGTATCAAATTTAATGATCAACCAATTCCGGATAGTCCATACAATGTTTACGTTATGGCACAAGTGGGTGATGCAcgcaaaattgaaattggtgCAATTCCTCCAGAACATATGCTGAAAGTAAATTCACCGGTTACATTTACAATTAACATGAATGGCGCTAAAGGAAGTTTGGATGGTAAAGTGATTGCACCAAGTGGTGCTGAAGATGATTGTTTTCTAagcaaaattgatgatgatcaatgggCATTACGTTTTATACCACGTGAAAATGGTGTACATCGTATTCATGTACGTTTCAATGGTGTTCATATACCGGAAAGTCCATTTTCAATGCGTATCGGTAAAGATGATGCTGATCCTGCAAGCGTATCCGTAACTGGTAGTGGAATTAAAGAAGCACGTACAGGTGTTAAAActgatttcatcatcgatacatGTAATGCTGGTGCCGGTACATTGGCCGTTACTATTGATGGTCCAACAAAAGTATCGATGGATTGTACTGAAGTTGAAGAAGGTTATAAAGTTCGTTATACACCACTTGCCCCGGGTGAATATTTGAtaacaatcaaatataatGGTTATCATATTGTTGGTAGTCCATTTAAAATTCGTTGTATGGGTAAGTAGATTGATTGGATGTATGTCAatacataataatatattgatcattgatcatccaACACAGGTACACGAAGCATTGCTGATATATCggattttgaatcatcacaAGTTGTCGTAGAAACGGTTActaaacattcaaaaaatcaaGGTAATCTAATGCCTAAATTTAAATCCGAAGCAAATCGTGTTGAATCCAAAGGTGTCGGTTTAAAACGTGCCATATTGAATCGTCAGAATACATTCAATGTGAATGCTTCAAATGCTGGTATGtgtcatgatgatttttgttaggaattttttttaataaaatttttttttcaacaggtaacaattttctttttgttgctgtATTTGGACCACGTGGACCATGCGAAGCAATCGATATACGCCATCAAGGTcgtaataattataatattaCCTATACAACAAGAGAACGTGGTGATcacattattgttgttcgatatggtgatgatcatattCCTGGTAGTccatttaaaattgattgcaATCCATAAAGAGTGAAAGGTTGATTGCCAATCtgttaacaaacaaaatatacaTCGAGACCAGATGAAAAATGACgaaaatacaaacaacactcactacgatgatgatgaaaaatgaatcgatttcttcttttttttttgctgatgatgctaattgttcgtttttttttcattttgaaaattaaaattcacaTAGCATGTATCGcgtttgaaacaaaaaacaacgaaaagtatttaaaaatattataattgaaagttatccattttgttttgcattaataatcaaacaattttttttgttcacctACCACACAATGGTgaaatccaatgatgaatttgaataaagtccaaatgaaaccaaaattaATCGTTCGTGAATTTCTGATTTCATCTTCTGGTTTTGCGAAAAACCGCCATCTATTATTCGTTCGGTTACTGAATCGATAGAAAACATCTGGCTCATcagcattatttttttgagtggtttgttttttttttattgcccATTgtcataaacaaacaaatgatgaaataattgattaaaaatgatacaaTTACGTAAATGTTGGCGAAAACTATTTTTTATCATACTATCGATATCATtgatattcattatttatcaactttattattatcgtttatTAGTTAATGTTACCAATAATATTTCgacatcaaaatcatcatcatcatcatcacgaagAATTGTTGGTCCATcagcatcattatttattggacaacaacataataacgatccaataatgattgatgatctaCAGATTAGATCACCAGATCATGATGGTAATGGCATTGTAAATATTCCCAATGTAATAATCGGTATCGATAATAATGCTCATCATAATATGGATCAATATCGTCGTGCGTTTCAATATCAAAAtggttattttcattgtataAATACTAATGATCagataatattgattgatagaaaatattttaatgatgattattgtgattGTCCAGATGGTAGTGATGAACCATCAACTAGTGCCTGTTcagcattattatcatcatcaactaaaTCAAATGAGCCATTAATgtttcattgtcattcatcatcatcatcatcgccatgtCGGATTGTATCCATTCCATATTATCGTGTAAATGATGGGtaagtgaacaaaaaaaaagtttccaaccaattttttcattttttttctcgcaaATAGaatttgtgattgttgtgatGGTTCCGATGAAACGAAACATTTGGATATTTCtgtaaatcaatttcaacgACAAATACGTTCATATACAAACATAACGAATCAATTGATGTGGtcaaaatgtcatcatcgacaacgaaATCTATAAAATCACCCGGTGATATGACCAAATAATGTTATGTTATCCATTACTTGTATAGAAatgaagacaaaaaaaaattaatctatCCATGTCCATGGTAGAATTTGTTGTATAAatatttatgaaaataattttaaaaatgtgATAAGAAATCATGTTTCAGAAATTATCCTAATCCTAATcctaaatgaatttatttttcattttttcgtgcttgtttttgtcttttcATGATTTTAATAGTTGAAAAGTTACATTTGCAAACATATTTttagaatgaataaaaaagatgCACTTTTCATGtattaatttatcatttgatgttttcatttttattggatcacaaatcaaataaacaaaaatcatcacatgaccatcatcaatcccacaaacaacaaccactaGTTGCTAACCAAATGTGTTCgtttaattgatttgatttttcaatgataaatcatcatcatcaccattaatcCTGGaacatgaaaattatttcgaaaaaaaattcaatgataatcaatcgatttgattttttttttggcaacaacaacatcataaatgatcaataatcacCAGTAATTTACCACGTATCATAAGTACCATCACCATTGAATAGTcgattaattaaattttttaatgatttttcttttcttttctcattGCAGTAGCCATATATTAatataatttgaatattgtgaaaataaaaaaaaatgaaacctTATCGACCTccatatttgttgttgttgccgtcggtggtgatggtgtaaAAAAGTGTTGCGAGAAATcgggtagaaaaaaaagaaaatttccaatcaatcaatttgattttaatgatgatgacgatgatttgatttgatttgatttgttatACAAGGTCATATATACagttattgataatgataattattattaattttatttcatttttttgcagattaaaaaaaaccaaacaaacaataactatcatcaattgtgcaatatgtttcaatattgacgttgtttgaattaattacaattgcaattttattattaattttggtaaaatttagattttcattcaaaaataatatatcATCTTTATGAACAATAAgaatatgaatttgaataaaaaaaatgtcgacaATATCACCAGACCAGAATATCGTAAACtacaaaaagaattttcaaatatcaatcaacaatgttTGACAGATATAATGgaacattttgaaaatgactATCAATCAGCTAGAAAGATTCTAATTGAATTATATGGATCAAATATCGATAATGCTGCTGCAgctgatgaagatgataatgattcagCATTAGCATCATCAATTGCATCGAACGATAATGTATATCTACCGATAACGacagaattttttgataatctACATTATCTATTTGAATCACGTAACGATTATCTAAATATCtcatcaccaacaacgacaacgattcGTGAAGATTTGCGCATGAAAGATACAATCTATTTaccaatcaatattgatttaGCATATGATATTTATTGGAATCTGATtaattatattcaaaatacTTATGATCATCTTGCTACAACAACGAATGATCCAAATAATGCTGCcgctgatgataatgatgatgattattcatatcatcatgatgatatgaataatgttgatcatATGTCAGAAATAATGGAAACTGAAAAAGCAATACGTGCAAGTAGACAAGAATATCTACAAAATCTAGTTAGACGCCGACAAGAATATCTACgtaaaaacaatcatcaaaataataaaatgaaaaaaaatgttcactCCAAAATCGACGATCAAGCATTATTACAGGAATGGTTATTGGAAAAGAAACGGGATTTTCTCATCAAACATTTTCCTGGTGTTGAtctattgaaattgaatcgtttatttgaattgaacTTGTAAgtctttattttcttctttccatgagaaaaaaaacgaagctattgtctttttttaatcagattttttgcagtttaattgaatttaacattgatgattgattgattgattgattgatttttaatttctttgtctctctctttttttcttttattttctgttctttttattcatctATAGCTTTAATCtgaatgaaacaatcaaaGATATTGAAGCATTTTATGACTGTAAATTACCATTGTATTACAATAAATCATTATATAGTGAAGTagtaaaaaaaccaattaaaATTGTTGACAATATGATGACATCGAAGACGACAACGATGGCcgcaaagaagaaaaagaaagaatcaccaacatcaaccaaaacaataaacctgattaataatgatagtcatgattctgatgatgatgacgataatgataacgatggcaataatgatgatagatcaatcaatgatcaacaacaatttatagccaatatcgatcgatttcTTGAACAAAGACATTGTTATCGATTAAAATTGgaacatttgaaaaagaaaaagattaaattcataaaaaatgGCCATAAAATTATACATCgttatcatgatgaaataCGTAAAGTTTATCAGGAACTCAAACTATtgagtgaaaaaattattgatgcaTATCAAAATTATGAGTATGttctgttttatttatttcatccttgtgtgtttgttcattgttttttcttctgtttttttttattcattgtttttatatacgacggtgatgaaatgatttattttcttctttatctctaaaaaaaaatcaattagtttcaatgaaaatattatgGATCtacatcaattgattatgaatgaaGTTCGTATTATTGTACCGACAATATTGGCcgctaaacaacaacaattattattcaacaacaataatgctGATGGAcagaacaacaataataaattagaGTTCAAGATCATAACCGGAATCGGTGCCGGTGCTATACGTCgatatttattgaattttatagccaaaaagaaattggtgtaagttttttttaaacattaatcaatttcgattggaaatgaaatgaggCCAAAAGTTTTAGGCTTTTTTTATGACCAAATCagttttttaaaataattttcaaaacaatttcaatcgatcaattaatcgattatATGAAATCATTACTGCCACAACCatatattaattttaatttcattttttttctcttcacaACAAATctcatatgaatgaatgaaaatacatAGATATCGTATGACCGATGGCCAAGGAGCATTCATCATAACATTATACGCAACGAATCCGatcatatttattgattgattgatccattataattcattcatcatcataatttaatgatttttattttgttattttgtgaaattggaaattatttttttgttttgttttgtattttcgaaatttatcatttttttctttttcacaaTGACATTCTTGCATGTATGTCATATTgtcgggttttttttgttttgtttgtttgtcaatgtatgtgt from Dermatophagoides farinae isolate YC_2012a chromosome 5, ASM2471394v1, whole genome shotgun sequence includes:
- the LOC124499915 gene encoding uncharacterized protein LOC124499915, which gives rise to MNNKNMNLNKKNVDNITRPEYRKLQKEFSNINQQCLTDIMEHFENDYQSARKILIELYGSNIDNAAAADEDDNDSALASSIASNDNVYLPITTEFFDNLHYLFESRNDYLNISSPTTTTIREDLRMKDTIYLPINIDLAYDIYWNLINYIQNTYDHLATTTNDPNNAAADDNDDDYSYHHDDMNNVDHMSEIMETEKAIRASRQEYLQNLVRRRQEYLRKNNHQNNKMKKNVHSKIDDQALLQEWLLEKKRDFLIKHFPGVDLLKLNRLFELNFFNLNETIKDIEAFYDCKLPLYYNKSLYSEVVKKPIKIVDNMMTSKTTTMAAKKKKKESPTSTKTINLINNDSHDSDDDDDNDNDGNNDDRSINDQQQFIANIDRFLEQRHCYRLKLEHLKKKKIKFIKNGHKIIHRYHDEIRKVYQELKLLSEKIIDAYQNYDFNENIMDLHQLIMNEVRIIVPTILAAKQQQLLFNNNNADGQNNNNKLEFKIITGIGAGAIRRYLLNFIAKKKLVYRMTDGQGAFIITLYATNPIIFID
- the cher gene encoding filamin A protein cher isoform X1 — encoded protein: MTYYLTDTYGDHDSSHTNHNHNKVVNNNNRNVDDYTIHIPYNLHHFHSNYQPSSFRLNQNQNHHTIQHPNRNVEISKYYNNHQNDGDDDYNRNENSLIIDNKDQCKTIRQQNKQQRPSSTINIQSNKNKNQSNHHQWMMDCEQSLKMVYESRLDFLIDSREPRLLILLPLSICVDVNDVDMNNNYIFHNDNNNNNFNDEIDDDLKAMTGHTTVIGYKKVIGTEYYCINSSDYNHHYNNKHISYNQRQQQQQQRNNLKQSGQKRHLTKMADIAKPTIVDNHDGTICVKYDPKQQGNYEMQIKYNNLPIKGSPYKFIVDNTPKGLVTAFGAGLSTGVAGDACSFNVYTKGAGAGNLQVAVEGPSKAEINCKDNKDGSINVTFTPPAPGEYKINVNFAGKPIEGSPFSAKIVGEGRKRNQISIGMSSEVPLKVTEKDVKSLNASIVAPSGLEEPCFVKKLSSNQVGISFTPREHGEHAVNVKKMGNHVAGSPFKINVLERDIGDSKNVKITGAGLKEGKTNTANEINIDTSDAGYGGLSVSIEGPSKADIQYKDKGNGKLATTYKPTEPGFYILNVKFADHHVPGSPYTIKVTGPGSNIQRNNIKLGREAASIADVGSKCKLTFKFSQTSAFDLAAKIMAPSGETEDAEILDLQDFLYAVQFVPKEVGIHTVSVRHKDIHIPGSPFQFTVGPFTDFGSHRVHAGGPGLERGTVNEKCEFNIWTREAGAGTLAVSVEGPSKAEIDFHDRKDGSGFVTYKVTEPGDYRIGIKFNDQPIPDSPYNVYVMAQVGDARKIEIGAIPPEHMLKVNSPVTFTINMNGAKGSLDGKVIAPSGAEDDCFLSKIDDDQWALRFIPRENGVHRIHVRFNGVHIPESPFSMRIGKDDADPASVSVTGSGIKEARTGVKTDFIIDTCNAGAGTLAVTIDGPTKVSMDCTEVEEGYKVRYTPLAPGEYLITIKYNGYHIVGSPFKIRCMGTRSIADISDFESSQVVVETVTKHSKNQGNLMPKFKSEANRVESKGVGLKRAILNRQNTFNVNASNAGNNFLFVAVFGPRGPCEAIDIRHQGRNNYNITYTTRERGDHIIVVRYGDDHIPGSPFKIDCNP
- the cher gene encoding filamin A protein cher isoform X2; this translates as MADIAKPTIVDNHDGTICVKYDPKQQGNYEMQIKYNNLPIKGSPYKFIVDNTPKGLVTAFGAGLSTGVAGDACSFNVYTKGAGAGNLQVAVEGPSKAEINCKDNKDGSINVTFTPPAPGEYKINVNFAGKPIEGSPFSAKIVGEGRKRNQISIGMSSEVPLKVTEKDVKSLNASIVAPSGLEEPCFVKKLSSNQVGISFTPREHGEHAVNVKKMGNHVAGSPFKINVLERDIGDSKNVKITGAGLKEGKTNTANEINIDTSDAGYGGLSVSIEGPSKADIQYKDKGNGKLATTYKPTEPGFYILNVKFADHHVPGSPYTIKVTGPGSNIQRNNIKLGREAASIADVGSKCKLTFKFSQTSAFDLAAKIMAPSGETEDAEILDLQDFLYAVQFVPKEVGIHTVSVRHKDIHIPGSPFQFTVGPFTDFGSHRVHAGGPGLERGTVNEKCEFNIWTREAGAGTLAVSVEGPSKAEIDFHDRKDGSGFVTYKVTEPGDYRIGIKFNDQPIPDSPYNVYVMAQVGDARKIEIGAIPPEHMLKVNSPVTFTINMNGAKGSLDGKVIAPSGAEDDCFLSKIDDDQWALRFIPRENGVHRIHVRFNGVHIPESPFSMRIGKDDADPASVSVTGSGIKEARTGVKTDFIIDTCNAGAGTLAVTIDGPTKVSMDCTEVEEGYKVRYTPLAPGEYLITIKYNGYHIVGSPFKIRCMGTRSIADISDFESSQVVVETVTKHSKNQGNLMPKFKSEANRVESKGVGLKRAILNRQNTFNVNASNAGNNFLFVAVFGPRGPCEAIDIRHQGRNNYNITYTTRERGDHIIVVRYGDDHIPGSPFKIDCNP
- the LOC124491213 gene encoding uncharacterized protein LOC124491213 → MIQLRKCWRKLFFIILSISLIFIIYQLYYYRLLVNVTNNISTSKSSSSSSRRIVGPSASLFIGQQHNNDPIMIDDLQIRSPDHDGNGIVNIPNVIIGIDNNAHHNMDQYRRAFQYQNGYFHCINTNDQIILIDRKYFNDDYCDCPDGSDEPSTSACSALLSSSTKSNEPLMFHCHSSSSSSPCRIVSIPYYRVNDGICDCCDGSDETKHLDISVNQFQRQIRSYTNITNQLMWSKCHHRQRNL